One genomic region from Phragmites australis chromosome 1, lpPhrAust1.1, whole genome shotgun sequence encodes:
- the LOC133887407 gene encoding LOB domain-containing protein 40-like — protein sequence MRMSCNGCRVLRKGCSDNCAIRPCLQWIRSPDAQGNATVFLAKFYGRAGLINLITAGPEHARPAIFRSLLYEACGRMLNPVYGSVGLLWSGNWQHCQAAVESILRGMPIAQPPPAATAVPPLRTCDIRHVARRGDHCGVAADLHRVTNSSRGQFKRLGARRSSGSDSGIELVFAQPSAAMLVDVQQAQPLNWAPRESSHEYSANHDALPETDSNTSADTVEVSHVSQSESDPPRESDGREAGLDLTLGLVPSVHKTEPSDVDDGQPDHRGEPVKLGLAISASAA from the exons ATGCGGATGAGCTGCAACGGGTGCCGCGTGCTGCGCAAGGGGTGCAGCGACAACTGCGCCATCCGGCCGTGCCTGCAGTGGATCCGCAGCCCCGACGCACAGGGAAACGCCACCGTCTTCCTCGCCAAGTTCTACGGCCGCGCCGGTCTCATCAACCTCATCACCGCCGGCCCCGAACACGCCCGACCCG CAATATTCCGGTCGCTGCTGTACGAGGCCTGCGGCCGCATGCTCAACCCTGTGTACGGCTCGGTCGGCCTGCTCTGGTCCGGGAACTGGCAGCACTGCCAGGCCGCCGTTGAGTCGATCCTCCGCGGCATGCCCATCGCGCAGCCGCCGCCCGCGGCCACGGCTGTCCCGCCTCTACGGACGTGCGACATCCGCCACGTCGCCAGGAGAGGCGACCACTGCGGCGTCGCAGCCGACCTCCACCGGGTGACCAACAGCTCTCGGGGGCAGTTCAAGCGACTCGGCGCGCGCAGGTCGTCAGGGTCCGACTCCGGCATCGAGCTCGTCTTCGCCCAGCCGTCGGCCGCCATGCTGGTCGACGTCCAGCAGGCACAGCCGCTGAACTGGGCGCCACGTGAATCGAGTCACGAGTACTCTGCGAACCATGACGCCCTGCCAGAGACAGACAGCAACACCTCGGCGGACACCGTGGAAGTGTCTCATGTCAGCCAGTCCGAGTCCGACCCACCAAGAGAAAGCGATGGGCGTGAGGCTGGCCTGGACCTCACACTAGGCCTAGTGCCGTCGGTGCACAAAACGGAGCCGTCAGACGTTGACGACGGCCAGCCTGATCACAGAGGCGAGCCGGTGAAGCTCGGCTTGGCGATCTCAGCTTCGGCAGCTTGA